In Candidatus Edwardsbacteria bacterium, one genomic interval encodes:
- a CDS encoding HEAT repeat domain-containing protein: MANISPMLMTRLVGQLTGSLRNLKMYPASHPTSQKLFEASLQLIKEAMGTDSFLSFSLAGNILLLNDNPVPDSRKEVFANFISELGKRSVGQLTFKQGIDRDQLQGFFETMAMDVDQVKAKGGLAAALALRGISNIVATGISYGGGSGSGGSPGGGAALESLLPEQVIAMLKSDPSMVTEMLLKGALAMADTPEGQEKLVSDLDRLALMAKTQGGGEYASMMANVIGGLDQRSSQMVAQVKLDNPEWSDVVRELLTKYSDQELAKLIIDKTEVLALETKNDPVVLAEKLRGMVASIPADNSRKQTLLPLVQAKLQHYGLSTEDCAFVFGQISSTQPVLERYLADLSSRPAAEMASEDEVKTLRWIIRRDENCRPALEGFLKLLGGADPGVRESALAKMMTLENDLLAIERFDLVELVIDNITSRLRQESEARIYQQAIEVIKLMADQIKSTRHLSLVSRISKDISDIMLLMADKPVARDMIQILALIGDEAAIRSLILGLLKDPILEAAASALAGIKEKALPYLMDTVKESEDSNMRFKCMYVLNKIGQGVESLAIKALGEDRWFVRRNMAVLLALMGTEDSVPHLGETLNDKDVRVRLEALKAIYKISGKDSEAWLIRALGDKEPEVKKLAIEHLAKVGDEASVDAMTELYAKRDLLSRGETPEVKRQILASLGQIELKSSAGFLMKVSKDRDPDLARTAQAALAGLLKKMKPQP; encoded by the coding sequence ATGGCCAACATATCTCCCATGCTGATGACCCGGCTGGTGGGCCAGTTGACCGGCTCCCTGCGCAATCTGAAGATGTATCCGGCCAGCCATCCCACCTCCCAGAAACTTTTCGAGGCCAGCCTCCAGCTGATCAAGGAGGCCATGGGCACCGACAGCTTTTTGAGCTTCAGCCTGGCCGGGAACATCCTGCTGCTGAACGACAATCCGGTGCCCGATTCCCGCAAGGAGGTGTTCGCCAATTTCATCTCCGAGCTGGGAAAGAGGAGCGTGGGCCAGCTGACCTTCAAGCAGGGCATCGACCGCGACCAGCTGCAGGGTTTTTTTGAGACCATGGCCATGGATGTGGATCAGGTAAAGGCCAAGGGCGGGCTGGCGGCGGCCCTGGCCCTGCGGGGCATCTCCAATATTGTCGCCACCGGGATCTCCTACGGCGGAGGTTCGGGGTCCGGCGGCAGCCCGGGCGGCGGGGCCGCCCTGGAAAGCCTGCTGCCGGAGCAGGTAATAGCCATGCTCAAAAGCGACCCCTCCATGGTGACCGAGATGCTCTTGAAGGGGGCCCTGGCCATGGCCGACACCCCGGAGGGCCAGGAGAAACTGGTGAGCGACCTGGACCGGCTGGCCCTGATGGCCAAGACCCAGGGCGGCGGAGAATATGCCTCGATGATGGCCAATGTCATAGGGGGCCTGGACCAGCGCAGCAGCCAGATGGTGGCCCAGGTAAAGCTGGACAATCCGGAGTGGTCCGACGTGGTGCGGGAGCTGCTGACCAAGTATTCCGACCAGGAGCTGGCCAAGCTGATCATCGACAAGACCGAGGTGCTGGCCCTGGAGACCAAGAACGATCCGGTGGTGCTGGCCGAAAAACTGCGGGGGATGGTGGCCTCCATTCCGGCCGACAATTCCCGCAAGCAGACCCTTTTGCCGCTGGTCCAGGCCAAACTGCAGCATTACGGATTGAGCACCGAGGATTGCGCCTTCGTCTTCGGACAGATATCATCCACCCAGCCGGTGTTGGAGAGATATCTGGCCGACCTGTCCTCCCGCCCGGCGGCGGAGATGGCCTCGGAGGACGAGGTGAAAACCCTGCGCTGGATAATAAGGCGCGACGAGAACTGCAGACCGGCCCTGGAGGGTTTTTTGAAACTGCTGGGCGGGGCCGACCCCGGGGTCAGGGAAAGTGCTCTGGCAAAAATGATGACGCTGGAGAACGACCTGCTGGCCATCGAGCGCTTCGACCTGGTGGAGCTGGTGATAGACAATATCACCAGCCGGCTGCGCCAGGAGAGCGAAGCCCGGATCTACCAGCAGGCCATCGAGGTGATCAAGCTGATGGCTGACCAGATCAAGAGTACTCGTCACCTGTCCCTGGTCTCCCGCATCAGCAAGGACATCTCGGACATCATGCTGCTGATGGCCGACAAGCCGGTGGCCAGGGACATGATACAGATCCTGGCGCTGATCGGAGACGAGGCGGCCATCCGTTCCCTGATACTGGGCCTTTTGAAGGACCCCATTCTGGAGGCCGCCGCCAGCGCCCTGGCCGGCATCAAGGAAAAGGCCCTGCCCTATCTTATGGATACGGTCAAGGAGAGCGAGGACAGCAACATGCGGTTCAAGTGCATGTATGTGCTCAACAAGATCGGGCAGGGCGTGGAATCCCTGGCCATCAAGGCCTTGGGGGAGGACCGCTGGTTCGTGCGCCGCAACATGGCGGTGCTGCTGGCCCTGATGGGCACCGAAGACTCCGTCCCCCATCTGGGAGAGACTCTCAACGACAAGGATGTCAGGGTGCGGCTCGAGGCCCTGAAGGCCATCTACAAGATCAGCGGCAAGGATTCCGAGGCCTGGCTGATCCGGGCCCTGGGCGACAAGGAGCCCGAGGTCAAAAAGCTGGCCATCGAGCACCTGGCCAAGGTGGGGGACGAGGCCTCGGTGGACGCCATGACCGAGCTGTATGCCAAACGCGACCTGCTGAGCCGGGGGGAGACGCCGGAGGTCAAAAGACAGATCCTGGCCTCCCTGGGGCAGATAGAGCTGAAGAGCTCGGCCGGTTTCCTGATGAAGGTGTCCAAGGACCGCGACCCGGATCTGGCCCGGACCGCCCAGGCCGCCCTGGCGGGGCTGCTCAAAAAAATGAAACCGCAACCGTAA
- the purH gene encoding bifunctional phosphoribosylaminoimidazolecarboxamide formyltransferase/IMP cyclohydrolase: MKPTKRALISVYDKTGVEKFARELAALGYEIVSSGGTARHLREKGLPVIDVSDVTGFPEMLDGRVKTLHPRIHAGILACRHIPAHMEKLRQNDIAPIDLVAVNLYPFEQTVAKPGATEEQAIENIDIGGPSLIRAAAKNYQAVAVLTSPEQYQPVLDEIRQNKEVSPETRKKLAVSAFELTGRYDLAINNHFSGRIPGGQELPGGINLSLDKAIGLRYGENPHQSAGFYIPSGAQIPFQQIHGKEISYNNILDLSAAWELIQEFKKPSCAIIKHTNPCGCATAGTLVQAYVLASQGELPPEPISRFGGIISFNRPLDAETAMQIVAPGSFYEVIAAPDFAPGVRDIFAGRKGWGQNVRLVKMDKEAVKTGWLARSAAGGYLIQRPDDMVLDEKILQHVSGPAPTEDLMTDLAFACRLVKHLKSNAIVIAKDQQLIGAGAGQMNRLASVRLALRQAGDRATGAVLASDGFFPFHDNIELAAAGGIAAIIQPGGSVKDPDVIQKAQELNITMLLTGHRHFRH, from the coding sequence TTGAAACCGACCAAACGCGCACTGATAAGCGTCTACGACAAGACCGGGGTGGAAAAGTTCGCCCGGGAGCTGGCCGCCCTGGGCTACGAGATAGTCTCCAGCGGCGGGACCGCCAGGCACCTGCGGGAGAAGGGCCTCCCCGTGATCGACGTCTCCGACGTCACCGGCTTCCCCGAGATGCTGGACGGCCGGGTCAAGACCCTCCATCCCCGGATCCATGCCGGGATCCTGGCCTGCCGCCACATCCCGGCCCACATGGAGAAGCTCAGGCAGAACGACATCGCCCCCATCGACCTGGTGGCGGTCAACCTGTACCCCTTCGAACAGACGGTGGCCAAACCCGGCGCCACCGAGGAGCAGGCTATCGAGAACATCGACATCGGCGGGCCCTCGCTGATCAGGGCGGCGGCCAAGAACTACCAGGCGGTGGCGGTGCTGACCTCGCCGGAGCAGTACCAGCCGGTGCTGGACGAGATCAGGCAAAACAAGGAAGTGTCGCCGGAGACCAGGAAAAAGCTGGCGGTCTCGGCCTTCGAACTGACCGGCCGGTACGACCTGGCCATAAATAATCATTTCTCCGGGCGCATACCGGGCGGCCAGGAACTGCCCGGCGGCATCAATCTTTCCCTCGACAAGGCCATCGGGCTCAGATACGGGGAGAATCCCCATCAGAGCGCCGGGTTCTACATCCCTTCCGGAGCCCAAATTCCTTTCCAGCAGATCCACGGCAAGGAGATCTCGTACAACAATATCCTGGACCTGTCGGCGGCCTGGGAGCTGATCCAGGAATTCAAAAAACCGTCCTGCGCCATCATCAAGCACACCAACCCCTGCGGCTGCGCCACCGCCGGGACCCTGGTCCAGGCCTATGTGCTGGCCAGCCAGGGCGAGCTGCCGCCCGAGCCCATCTCGCGGTTCGGCGGGATCATCAGCTTCAACCGGCCGCTGGATGCCGAGACCGCCATGCAGATCGTGGCCCCGGGCAGTTTCTACGAGGTGATCGCCGCGCCGGACTTCGCCCCCGGGGTCAGGGACATCTTCGCCGGCCGCAAGGGCTGGGGCCAGAATGTCCGGCTGGTCAAGATGGACAAGGAGGCGGTCAAAACGGGGTGGCTGGCCAGATCGGCGGCCGGGGGATACCTTATCCAGCGGCCCGATGATATGGTGCTGGACGAGAAGATCCTGCAGCATGTCTCCGGCCCGGCCCCCACCGAAGACCTGATGACGGACCTGGCCTTCGCCTGCCGGCTGGTCAAGCATCTTAAATCCAATGCCATCGTCATAGCCAAGGACCAGCAGCTGATAGGGGCCGGGGCCGGGCAGATGAACCGGCTGGCCTCGGTCCGGCTGGCCCTGAGGCAGGCCGGGGACCGGGCCACAGGGGCGGTGCTGGCCTCCGACGGCTTCTTCCCATTCCACGACAACATCGAGCTGGCGGCGGCCGGAGGGATCGCGGCCATCATCCAGCCGGGCGGCTCGGTCAAGGACCCGGACGTCATCCAGAAGGCCCAGGAGCTGAATATCACCATGTTGCTCACCGGCCACCGGCATTTCCGGCACTAG
- the tnpA gene encoding IS200/IS605 family transposase, whose amino-acid sequence MGSTLTHLIYHIVFSTKGRQNIVAPALREILYPYIGGIIRGEKGAMLKIGGAADHVHILASLPPTLSVSEALRRIKGNSSKWVNENGNIKIHFEWQRGYGAFTLGESMIETVSRYIENQEEHHRVKGFKEEYLLFLKERGITYDERYIWD is encoded by the coding sequence ATGGGCAGCACCTTGACGCATCTGATCTATCACATTGTGTTTTCGACCAAGGGCCGACAGAATATCGTCGCCCCGGCCTTGCGAGAAATCTTGTATCCTTACATAGGCGGCATAATCCGCGGTGAAAAGGGAGCGATGCTCAAAATCGGCGGGGCAGCCGACCACGTTCATATTCTTGCTTCCCTGCCCCCAACCCTGTCTGTTTCCGAAGCCCTGCGTCGCATCAAGGGAAACTCCTCCAAATGGGTGAACGAAAACGGCAACATAAAAATCCATTTTGAATGGCAGAGGGGCTACGGCGCTTTCACCCTGGGCGAATCCATGATTGAAACGGTCTCGCGTTATATTGAAAACCAGGAGGAACACCACAGGGTAAAAGGTTTTAAGGAAGAATATCTATTGTTTTTGAAAGAACGGGGGATCACATATGACGAGCGTTACATTTGGGATTAG
- a CDS encoding amidohydrolase family protein has product MAKNIIINAETLFDGKRKLNNVSVVIENDKIIEIGKKRQKADFTGVVTPAFIDAHSHIGMARFGEPGAEDEANDITDQFLPINDPLNSVYFDDLAFREAVDFGVLYSCIVPGSGNLLGGRAMIIKNYARHRQEALLKDYGYKMALGYNPRSTHDWKGARPNTRMGIYGMLEKKFDTVLLKKQKTELARDKKLKELDIKVRSGEKKMNREDVEFEKKTIEKEYLLEFDCEERALLELLEGRKTAKVHVHKEDDVLYLIELAKKYRIKVTADHLGDVHHREIFDQLANNDIPVVYGPLGALPYKVELKNESYRNTELLIKSRAQYGLMTDHPVITTPTLRDSLKFFLIFGMKEEEAVSLISYKNAAILGIDDILGSVEPGKLASLTVWDRNPLQMAAYPNCVMAEGKVIRKGM; this is encoded by the coding sequence ATGGCCAAGAACATCATCATCAACGCCGAGACCCTGTTCGACGGAAAGAGGAAGCTGAACAACGTCTCGGTGGTCATCGAGAACGACAAAATAATTGAGATCGGCAAGAAGAGGCAGAAGGCCGATTTCACCGGGGTGGTCACCCCGGCCTTCATCGACGCCCACTCCCACATCGGGATGGCCCGCTTCGGCGAGCCGGGGGCCGAGGACGAGGCCAACGACATCACCGACCAGTTCCTGCCCATCAACGACCCACTGAACAGCGTCTACTTCGACGATCTGGCCTTCCGGGAGGCGGTGGATTTCGGGGTGCTGTACAGCTGCATCGTCCCCGGCAGCGGCAATCTGCTGGGGGGCCGGGCCATGATCATCAAGAATTATGCCCGCCACCGCCAGGAGGCCCTGCTTAAGGACTACGGCTACAAGATGGCCCTGGGCTACAACCCCCGTTCCACCCACGACTGGAAGGGGGCCAGGCCCAACACCCGGATGGGCATCTACGGGATGCTGGAGAAGAAGTTCGACACGGTGCTGCTGAAGAAACAGAAGACCGAGCTGGCCCGGGACAAAAAGCTCAAGGAGCTGGACATCAAGGTTCGGAGCGGCGAGAAGAAGATGAACCGGGAGGACGTGGAGTTCGAGAAGAAGACCATCGAGAAGGAATACCTGCTGGAATTCGACTGCGAGGAGAGGGCCCTGCTGGAGCTGCTGGAGGGCAGGAAGACCGCCAAGGTCCACGTCCACAAGGAGGACGACGTGCTGTACCTGATCGAGCTGGCGAAGAAATACAGGATCAAGGTCACCGCCGACCACCTGGGCGACGTGCACCACAGGGAGATCTTCGACCAGCTGGCCAACAACGACATACCGGTGGTCTACGGCCCGCTGGGGGCCCTGCCCTACAAGGTGGAACTGAAGAACGAGAGCTACAGGAACACCGAACTGCTGATCAAGTCCAGGGCCCAGTACGGGCTGATGACCGACCACCCGGTGATAACCACCCCGACCCTGAGGGACAGCCTGAAGTTCTTCCTGATCTTCGGGATGAAGGAGGAGGAGGCCGTCTCGCTGATCAGCTACAAGAATGCCGCGATCCTGGGGATCGACGACATCCTGGGCAGCGTCGAGCCGGGCAAGCTGGCCAGCCTGACGGTGTGGGACCGGAACCCGCTGCAGATGGCGGCCTACCCCAACTGCGTGATGGCCGAGGGCAAGGTGATCCGGAAGGGGATGTGA
- a CDS encoding M48 family metallopeptidase translates to MVRPFAAALLLCAVMFISCATVPITGRQQLNLVPSGEMMSMSFRQYDQFIKQNRLSSDQRQTELVRRVGLNIQRAVEGYFAQHKMSSDLAGFAWEFNLVESQEANAWCLPGGKVVFYTGILPLTRDQAGLAVVMGHEVAHAVAKHGSERMSQGLLQQMGGMALQKALEDKPQETQALWMTAFGLGSQLGVMLPYSRQQEYEADRLGMIFMALAGYDPNAALDFWQRMSQAGGAKPPEFLSTHPSDESRIAKIKELLPEAVKHYKK, encoded by the coding sequence ATGGTACGCCCCTTTGCCGCTGCCCTGCTGTTGTGCGCGGTCATGTTTATTTCCTGCGCCACGGTGCCCATCACCGGGCGCCAGCAGCTAAATCTGGTCCCGTCCGGAGAGATGATGTCCATGAGCTTCCGGCAGTACGACCAGTTCATCAAGCAGAACCGGCTCAGCTCCGACCAGCGGCAGACCGAGCTGGTCCGCAGGGTGGGGCTGAACATCCAGCGGGCGGTGGAGGGTTACTTTGCCCAGCATAAGATGAGCTCCGACCTGGCCGGCTTCGCCTGGGAGTTCAACCTGGTGGAGAGCCAGGAGGCAAACGCCTGGTGCCTGCCGGGCGGCAAGGTGGTCTTTTACACCGGGATCCTGCCGCTGACCAGGGACCAGGCCGGACTGGCGGTGGTGATGGGCCACGAGGTGGCCCATGCGGTGGCCAAGCACGGCAGCGAGAGGATGAGCCAGGGCCTCCTGCAGCAGATGGGCGGCATGGCCCTGCAGAAGGCGCTGGAGGACAAGCCGCAGGAGACCCAGGCCCTGTGGATGACCGCCTTCGGGCTGGGCTCGCAGCTGGGGGTGATGCTGCCCTACAGCCGCCAGCAAGAATACGAGGCCGACCGGCTGGGCATGATCTTCATGGCCCTGGCCGGCTACGACCCCAATGCCGCCCTGGACTTTTGGCAGAGGATGAGCCAGGCCGGCGGGGCCAAGCCCCCGGAATTCCTGAGCACCCATCCCTCGGATGAGTCCCGCATAGCCAAGATCAAGGAACTGCTGCCGGAGGCCGTGAAGCATTATAAAAAATGA
- a CDS encoding porin family protein has translation MLPKKISTYLAVMIAGLALLPRPAAAQSLSLGLWGNLNGAKFVRNPNTNASINEKIGLGGGGYVNYRINRLVSFRSGILFNQKGAEVVQAFRQTDTTTGITYDHYNTSDTRLNYAEVPVVMCFSLARSHQPLLNLYFGVYGARLVSGRQVTTASASAGIIQMDSVYIISESAFRKDDYGLVMGGNIPLGRMELGGSFSLGFPRIVRPEIDDINRYVDHRNRVLSFTVGYRIKQI, from the coding sequence ATGCTTCCCAAAAAGATTTCGACATATCTGGCCGTTATGATCGCCGGACTGGCATTGCTCCCCCGGCCCGCAGCGGCCCAATCCCTGTCCTTGGGCCTGTGGGGAAATTTGAACGGGGCCAAGTTCGTCCGGAACCCCAACACCAACGCCTCGATCAACGAGAAGATCGGGCTGGGCGGCGGCGGGTATGTGAATTACCGGATCAACCGGCTGGTCTCCTTCCGGTCCGGGATCCTGTTCAACCAGAAGGGGGCCGAGGTGGTGCAGGCCTTCCGGCAGACCGATACCACCACCGGCATCACCTACGATCATTACAATACCTCGGATACCAGGCTGAACTATGCCGAGGTTCCGGTGGTGATGTGCTTCAGCCTGGCGAGGTCGCATCAGCCGCTGCTCAATTTGTATTTCGGGGTTTACGGAGCTAGGCTTGTCTCCGGCCGGCAGGTCACCACCGCCAGCGCTTCGGCCGGCATCATCCAGATGGACAGCGTTTACATTATTTCGGAGTCCGCCTTCAGGAAGGATGATTACGGACTGGTGATGGGCGGGAACATCCCCCTGGGCCGGATGGAGCTGGGCGGCAGCTTCAGCCTGGGTTTCCCCAGGATCGTAAGACCGGAGATCGACGACATCAACCGCTATGTGGACCACCGCAACCGGGTGCTGTCGTTCACGGTGGGATACAGGATCAAACAGATCTAA
- a CDS encoding 2,3-bisphosphoglycerate-independent phosphoglycerate mutase — MLDDSLLQELLVSNDKKIVLIVADGLGGLPRERDGQTELEAAAKPHIDALAIKSVCGLTVPVSHGITPGSGPAHLALFGYDPVKYQIGRGVLEALGIGLEMTPRDVAARANFATMDPQGLITDRRAGRIPTEKNRELCAKLQAAIPAIDGVEVVIRHGKEHRLVVLFRGDGLSGNLHDTDPQREGLPAIEPKAFFEEDLKLAGVAAKFIARANQVLKDQHPANTLLLRGFAKHPDIPSLNRRFGLKAAAIAAYPMYKGLAKLVGMTELDTGQTIEDEFETLRLYYNDFDFFYIHIKKTDSYGEDGNFNAKVQVITELDDAMPMVSKLNPEVLVITGDHSTPARMKGHSWHPNPFMLHSPYVRPDGLDSFNERNCAYGSLGCFPAVEAMPLMLANALKLGKFGA; from the coding sequence ATGCTGGACGATTCGTTGTTGCAGGAACTGCTGGTCAGCAATGATAAGAAGATAGTGCTGATCGTGGCCGACGGCCTGGGCGGCCTGCCCCGGGAGAGGGACGGCCAGACCGAACTGGAGGCGGCCGCCAAGCCGCATATCGACGCCCTGGCCATCAAATCGGTCTGCGGGCTGACGGTCCCCGTTTCCCACGGCATCACCCCCGGCAGCGGCCCGGCCCACCTGGCGCTGTTCGGGTACGATCCGGTCAAATACCAGATCGGCCGGGGGGTGCTGGAGGCCCTGGGCATCGGCCTGGAGATGACCCCGCGGGACGTGGCGGCCCGGGCCAACTTCGCCACCATGGATCCCCAGGGGCTGATCACCGACCGCCGGGCCGGCCGGATCCCCACCGAGAAGAACAGGGAGCTGTGCGCCAAACTGCAGGCGGCCATCCCGGCCATCGACGGGGTGGAGGTGGTGATCCGGCACGGCAAGGAGCACCGCTTGGTGGTGCTGTTCCGGGGCGACGGGCTCTCCGGCAACCTGCACGACACCGATCCCCAGCGGGAGGGTTTGCCGGCCATAGAGCCCAAGGCCTTCTTCGAGGAGGACCTCAAGCTGGCCGGGGTGGCGGCCAAATTCATCGCCCGGGCCAACCAGGTGCTCAAGGACCAGCACCCGGCCAACACCCTTTTGTTGCGGGGCTTTGCCAAGCATCCCGACATCCCCTCCCTTAACAGGAGGTTCGGCCTCAAAGCCGCGGCCATCGCCGCCTATCCCATGTATAAGGGGCTGGCCAAGCTGGTGGGGATGACCGAGCTGGACACCGGCCAGACCATCGAGGACGAGTTCGAGACCCTGCGGCTGTATTACAACGATTTCGATTTCTTCTACATCCACATCAAGAAGACCGATTCCTACGGCGAGGACGGCAATTTCAACGCCAAGGTTCAGGTGATCACCGAACTGGACGACGCCATGCCGATGGTCAGCAAGCTGAACCCGGAGGTGCTGGTGATAACCGGGGACCATTCCACCCCGGCCCGGATGAAGGGCCACAGCTGGCACCCCAACCCCTTCATGCTGCACTCGCCCTATGTCCGGCCGGACGGCCTGGACAGCTTCAACGAGCGGAACTGCGCCTACGGCAGCCTGGGCTGCTTCCCGGCGGTGGAGGCCATGCCCCTGATGCTGGCCAACGCCCTGAAGCTGGGCAAATTCGGGGCCTAG
- a CDS encoding PHP domain-containing protein encodes MTSQQYFVDLHIHTAASDGIFTPQELVKQASLKGLKAIAITDHDAWDAIEPISSLAFRVGIEVIPGIELSTNIEGAEIHILGYFIDYTQSQFQERVLHFKNARIERAHRMVEKLAELGVRLEIARVLEIAGSGSVGRPHVARALAEEGYVGGTDEAFTRYLGNGCPAYVPKNFLTPRESFDLVHSVGGLAFFAHPGIENRDGLIDRFVSQGLDGLEVWHSKHSNSQVKNYLDLARQKNLLVCGGSDCHSDNLMNNGGGSVKVPYSVVEEMKRHLANKKQKQA; translated from the coding sequence ATGACCAGCCAGCAATATTTTGTAGATCTGCATATCCATACCGCGGCCTCCGACGGAATATTCACCCCGCAGGAGCTGGTGAAGCAGGCCTCCCTGAAAGGGCTCAAGGCCATCGCCATCACCGACCACGACGCCTGGGACGCCATCGAGCCGATCTCCAGCCTGGCCTTCAGGGTGGGGATCGAGGTCATCCCCGGGATAGAGCTGTCCACCAACATCGAGGGGGCCGAGATCCACATTCTGGGATATTTCATCGATTACACCCAGAGCCAATTCCAGGAGAGGGTGCTGCATTTCAAGAACGCCCGGATCGAACGGGCCCACCGGATGGTGGAGAAGCTGGCCGAGCTGGGGGTGCGCCTGGAGATCGCCCGGGTGCTGGAGATCGCCGGTTCGGGCTCGGTGGGCCGGCCCCATGTGGCCCGGGCCCTGGCCGAGGAGGGCTACGTAGGCGGCACCGACGAGGCCTTCACCAGATATCTGGGCAACGGATGCCCGGCCTATGTGCCCAAGAATTTTCTGACCCCCCGGGAGTCCTTCGACCTGGTCCATTCGGTGGGAGGGCTGGCCTTCTTCGCCCACCCCGGGATCGAGAACCGGGACGGGCTGATAGACCGGTTCGTCTCCCAGGGACTGGACGGGCTGGAGGTGTGGCACTCCAAGCACTCCAACAGCCAGGTGAAGAACTACCTGGACCTCGCCCGGCAAAAGAACCTTCTGGTCTGCGGCGGCTCCGACTGCCACAGCGACAACCTGATGAACAACGGCGGCGGCTCGGTAAAGGTCCCCTACAGCGTGGTGGAGGAGATGAAACGGCATCTGGCCAATAAAAAACAAAAGCAAGCCTAG
- a CDS encoding AAA family ATPase, translating into MDYLKFYGMTDQPFSNAPDNRFYYDSPQHSKAILKLSHAAEMMKGLAVVLGDIGTGKTTISRRMLEILPDDQFETGLLVIVHSEVTPGWLISKIALQMGVEKPADTKAGMVGQLYEQLMKIYNEGRKAVIIIDEANMLKNKEIMEEMRGLLNMEVSGSMLITFLLFGLPDLEQCLALDPPLRERIAVKHKLEPLTSESTRGYIQYRLAVVGCQHELFTDSAYEFIHFYSDGKPRLINTICDNALLEGSMSGIQQIDESLIETVVSDLGLKSEADETGGKNKQPVF; encoded by the coding sequence ATGGACTACCTAAAATTTTATGGGATGACCGACCAGCCGTTCTCCAACGCGCCCGACAACCGATTCTACTACGACAGCCCCCAGCATTCCAAGGCCATTCTCAAGTTGTCCCATGCCGCCGAGATGATGAAGGGTTTGGCGGTGGTGCTGGGCGACATCGGCACCGGAAAGACCACCATCTCCCGGCGGATGCTGGAGATCCTGCCGGACGACCAGTTCGAGACCGGCCTGCTGGTGATCGTTCACTCCGAGGTCACCCCCGGCTGGCTGATCTCCAAGATCGCCCTGCAGATGGGGGTGGAGAAGCCGGCCGACACCAAGGCCGGGATGGTGGGACAGCTTTACGAACAGCTGATGAAGATCTACAACGAGGGCCGCAAGGCGGTGATCATCATCGACGAGGCCAACATGCTCAAGAACAAGGAGATCATGGAGGAGATGCGGGGCCTGCTGAACATGGAGGTCTCCGGCAGCATGCTGATAACCTTCCTGCTGTTCGGGCTGCCCGATCTGGAGCAGTGCCTGGCTTTGGATCCCCCCTTGAGGGAGCGGATCGCGGTCAAGCACAAGCTGGAGCCGCTGACCTCGGAGTCCACCCGGGGCTACATCCAGTACCGCCTGGCGGTGGTGGGCTGCCAGCACGAGCTGTTCACCGATTCGGCCTACGAGTTCATCCATTTCTACTCCGACGGAAAGCCCCGCCTGATAAACACCATCTGCGACAACGCCCTGCTGGAGGGCTCCATGAGCGGCATCCAGCAGATAGACGAATCGCTGATCGAGACGGTGGTCAGCGACCTGGGCCTCAAGAGCGAGGCCGACGAGACGGGCGGCAAGAACAAACAGCCGGTGTTTTGA